The Armatimonadota bacterium genome includes a region encoding these proteins:
- a CDS encoding alanine--glyoxylate aminotransferase family protein: protein MPKLMIPGPTEVSEQARQKMALPTKPHYGTEWSGFYFQVVDKLKKVFQTKNDLFVLAATSSGAMELSVSHAVEPGDKLLICNNGFFGDRFEDMAKQYGIVTVTTRSEYGQPIRGEQVREALKKDPDIKALAIVHNESSTAVESPLAEITAVAKEFGILSIVDCVSSMGGVDIRTDELGIDFCISGSQKCFGSPAGLGFVAVSDKAWKTIDSRKTQVPSWYLNLITLREYQKQWKNWHPEGPNTAPVALYLALNQALDEIFAEGLSARFARHTLVRDAFREAIKAMGLKLFVSDEWGSRTLTGLCLPDGIDGEAVRNKIESKHDILLAGGLGATANSIIRVGHLSMTATPEYIVPTLMALETELAAAGAKINRGAAVEAFIRKYTA from the coding sequence ATGCCAAAACTAATGATTCCCGGGCCCACTGAGGTCAGTGAACAGGCCAGACAAAAAATGGCTCTGCCGACCAAGCCGCACTATGGAACGGAGTGGTCAGGCTTTTATTTCCAGGTTGTAGACAAGCTCAAAAAAGTATTCCAGACCAAAAACGATCTGTTCGTGCTTGCCGCCACATCGTCGGGTGCGATGGAGCTGTCGGTCAGCCATGCCGTGGAGCCCGGCGACAAGCTCCTCATCTGCAACAACGGTTTCTTCGGCGACCGCTTTGAAGATATGGCTAAGCAATATGGCATAGTTACGGTTACTACCCGCAGCGAATACGGCCAGCCGATCAGAGGCGAGCAGGTCCGCGAAGCCCTCAAGAAAGACCCGGACATTAAGGCTCTGGCGATAGTTCACAACGAGTCTTCGACAGCAGTCGAGTCTCCGCTTGCAGAGATAACTGCTGTGGCCAAAGAGTTTGGCATCTTGAGCATAGTGGACTGCGTTTCCAGTATGGGCGGCGTAGATATTCGCACCGACGAACTCGGCATCGATTTCTGTATCAGCGGCAGCCAGAAGTGCTTCGGCTCCCCCGCTGGGCTGGGCTTTGTTGCAGTCAGCGATAAAGCATGGAAGACAATCGACTCTCGCAAGACCCAGGTCCCGAGCTGGTATCTCAATCTGATTACCCTCAGAGAGTATCAGAAACAGTGGAAGAACTGGCATCCGGAAGGGCCAAACACCGCGCCGGTCGCGTTGTATCTGGCGCTCAATCAGGCCCTGGACGAAATTTTTGCAGAGGGCCTGTCTGCGCGTTTCGCACGCCACACCCTGGTCCGCGATGCTTTCCGCGAAGCCATCAAGGCTATGGGCCTCAAGCTCTTTGTCAGTGACGAATGGGGCAGCAGGACTCTTACCGGCCTCTGCCTGCCGGACGGCATCGACGGAGAAGCAGTCAGAAACAAGATAGAGAGCAAGCATGATATACTGCTTGCGGGCGGCCTGGGAGCTACTGCCAATTCCATCATTCGTGTCGGTCACCTCTCTATGACTGCTACACCTGAGTATATAGTGCCTACGCTGATGGCGTTGGAGACTGAACTGGCGGCAGCCGGAGCAAAGATCAACCGCGGCGCAGCAGTTGAGGCGTTCATAAGGAAATACACGGCATGA
- a CDS encoding Gfo/Idh/MocA family oxidoreductase: MKKLRVGIVGLGEFGELHVTAFSQIPYVEITRVCSRTASRAKEIADKYHVPAISTDYEEFACSDDVDVVSVATLSRDHRVVSVAALESGKHVLLEKPIADSLDDAEAIAAAAKRSAGKFMTAHICRFMPPYAHAKSMIDLGKLGEISMIQAYRNNHYTTLSPGRKLNPMRETAIHDIDLALWFTGSDVEECSGYKRYNQSDKEADSTLAVVKLTNGTLCSFASSWMGRDAMPAGLDAMMKIIGTKGEIEIKMPPDNFRFIDDAKHYNFNPETSLDPIILRQSALATEIEYFLRCVLEDKEPEVVTPEDALKTLRASIEIDKNCT; encoded by the coding sequence ATGAAAAAACTGCGAGTAGGCATAGTTGGGCTTGGCGAGTTTGGTGAGTTGCATGTTACGGCTTTCTCGCAAATTCCGTATGTCGAGATCACACGTGTCTGCTCGCGCACAGCCTCACGTGCAAAGGAGATTGCCGACAAATACCATGTTCCGGCGATCAGCACGGATTATGAGGAGTTTGCATGCTCTGATGACGTGGATGTAGTAAGTGTGGCGACACTGAGCCGGGACCACCGGGTGGTCAGTGTCGCCGCGCTCGAATCCGGCAAGCATGTTCTGCTTGAAAAGCCTATCGCCGACAGCCTTGATGATGCCGAGGCGATAGCTGCTGCTGCAAAGCGCAGCGCGGGTAAGTTTATGACTGCTCACATCTGCCGGTTTATGCCGCCATATGCGCATGCCAAGTCTATGATCGATTTGGGCAAGCTTGGCGAGATATCCATGATCCAAGCGTATAGGAACAATCACTACACAACCCTTTCGCCGGGTCGAAAGCTGAACCCAATGCGCGAGACAGCCATACACGATATCGACCTTGCGCTGTGGTTTACCGGCAGCGATGTCGAGGAGTGCAGCGGCTACAAGCGCTATAATCAATCGGATAAAGAGGCCGACAGCACACTTGCCGTGGTGAAACTGACGAACGGAACCCTATGTTCGTTTGCGTCATCATGGATGGGACGCGACGCTATGCCCGCAGGCCTCGACGCCATGATGAAGATCATTGGCACTAAAGGCGAGATAGAGATCAAAATGCCCCCGGACAACTTCCGGTTTATCGATGACGCGAAGCACTATAATTTCAATCCCGAGACCTCTCTGGACCCGATAATCCTGAGGCAGTCGGCCCTGGCTACAGAGATCGAATACTTCCTGCGCTGCGTGCTGGAAGATAAAGAACCTGAAGTAGTCACGCCCGAGGATGCTTTGAAGACTCTGAGGGCCTCGATCGAGATAGACAAAAACTGCACCTGA
- a CDS encoding amidohydrolase family protein, with protein MSVYDTHIHLFEKPYCDLFDNSHIKNGIDGNLHLYEQYRASFGIDGAFVICYEDGDCPQNNSFVESIKQGRGWIYSFAHTRPDPSTMLDDAKRFHKHGHFGLSCYLERDDDAVWLASPEMASFWDYLQETYMPISFNLSAFQCAPIADALKKRPDVTVLISHMARPKVTDGKLDENDYAPLLRLAECNGAYVKLSGFYAFVVDGWRYPQSELFRAVDKLKDTFGVNKLVFASDFSPVLEYNTYRQALELLRVEYKGFTPDQLEDIYCNNARRIIAQRGE; from the coding sequence ATGAGCGTATACGATACGCACATACATCTGTTTGAAAAACCGTATTGCGATCTGTTTGACAACTCGCATATAAAGAACGGCATCGACGGCAATCTCCACCTCTATGAGCAGTATCGGGCAAGTTTCGGCATTGACGGCGCCTTTGTCATCTGCTATGAAGATGGCGACTGCCCACAAAACAACTCTTTTGTTGAGTCTATAAAGCAGGGCCGCGGTTGGATATACTCATTCGCCCACACCAGGCCCGACCCCTCGACCATGCTCGATGACGCAAAGCGTTTTCATAAACACGGCCACTTCGGCCTTAGCTGCTACCTTGAGAGGGATGACGATGCGGTCTGGCTTGCCTCTCCCGAGATGGCTAGCTTCTGGGACTACCTGCAAGAAACCTATATGCCCATCAGCTTTAACCTGAGCGCATTCCAGTGCGCGCCTATAGCCGATGCTTTGAAGAAGAGACCTGATGTCACGGTGCTGATAAGCCATATGGCTAGGCCGAAAGTAACAGACGGCAAGCTGGATGAGAATGATTATGCGCCGCTCCTGCGCTTGGCGGAGTGTAACGGCGCATATGTGAAGCTCTCGGGCTTCTATGCGTTTGTAGTAGACGGCTGGAGATACCCGCAGAGCGAGTTGTTTAGAGCCGTGGATAAACTGAAAGATACGTTCGGTGTAAATAAGCTCGTCTTTGCATCAGATTTTTCGCCTGTGCTTGAATATAACACATACCGCCAGGCGTTGGAGCTGCTGAGAGTCGAGTATAAGGGTTTCACGCCGGATCAGTTAGAAGATATATATTGCAATAATGCGCGCAGGATAATTGCGCAGCGAGGAGAATGA
- a CDS encoding cyclase family protein, whose amino-acid sequence MAIVEQIGPYRIVDLSKHLYPEKETRRCHLRRFYQDWTKDYHTDMDLESHLGTHVETPVHYKDGWKDILDLPLTAFIGRTVVLDLDIEPKAPVTAAVLDKADKGRIREGDAVIVKSPYHCVPFSDDPNDERPYLCRESGDWFADKKVKCIGFGDSVAIEHSVKDACDVHEAVMPHDITFLEVMQNLDELKSDVFLMVFMPMPIKGLDSCCVRPVAIEGVPGFTE is encoded by the coding sequence ATGGCAATTGTAGAGCAGATCGGTCCATATCGCATCGTGGACCTGAGCAAGCATTTATACCCTGAAAAAGAGACCAGAAGGTGCCACCTCAGGCGGTTCTATCAGGACTGGACCAAGGACTATCACACTGATATGGACCTCGAGTCGCACCTTGGCACGCATGTCGAAACTCCCGTCCACTACAAGGACGGCTGGAAAGACATTCTCGATCTTCCTCTGACCGCATTTATAGGCCGCACGGTAGTTCTGGACCTGGATATAGAGCCGAAAGCGCCTGTCACAGCAGCGGTGCTGGACAAGGCCGACAAGGGCCGCATACGTGAGGGCGACGCCGTGATAGTAAAGAGCCCATACCACTGTGTGCCTTTCTCGGACGATCCCAACGACGAGCGCCCTTACCTGTGCCGCGAGTCGGGTGACTGGTTCGCCGATAAGAAAGTCAAATGCATAGGTTTCGGAGACTCGGTTGCCATAGAGCACTCCGTCAAGGATGCATGCGATGTGCATGAAGCCGTTATGCCTCACGATATCACGTTCCTGGAGGTCATGCAGAACCTGGACGAGCTCAAGTCTGATGTGTTCCTGATGGTCTTTATGCCCATGCCGATCAAGGGACTGGACTCCTGCTGCGTTCGTCCCGTCGCAATAGAGGGCGTGCCGGGGTTCACCGAATGA
- a CDS encoding M20 family metallopeptidase: protein MIDAKSILKDLIAIPSVNPAGKCDLPTDIVGEARVADYVEDFIRKLGVDLIVQETGSNGERNAGGMLFRGKDRKTVILQSHMDTVGIGENRSLLVPREENGRIYGRGACDDKGSLAAMLSALAIAADKPAGEYNIAVVGVTDEEYSWRGSKTLVSQSPTADAYFGIVGEPTGCKLVHGYKGVARWSIATTGVSAHSSQPEKGKNAIYRMAKVLTALEEYGRELANVVDDKLGTETLSVGVIRGGSAVNVVPDRCEIELDRRLTRKMTPQQAKQLIGEYLNKHGITQDYIMSDFTDAQFAAVVDEGHAMLELLRRICRDQGLDDGLHTVSFGSDAYRMNDAGIPTIVWGPGSIDLAHGDNEYVDLREIEQATAFYAEVMSA from the coding sequence ATGATCGACGCAAAGTCCATATTAAAAGACCTGATCGCCATCCCCAGCGTGAACCCTGCGGGCAAATGCGACCTGCCGACTGATATCGTTGGCGAAGCGCGGGTGGCCGATTACGTCGAGGACTTCATACGCAAGCTCGGTGTCGACCTGATAGTGCAGGAGACCGGCAGCAACGGCGAGCGCAATGCCGGCGGCATGCTCTTTCGGGGCAAAGACCGCAAGACCGTAATATTGCAGTCGCATATGGACACTGTCGGCATTGGTGAGAATAGAAGCCTGCTGGTCCCCAGAGAGGAAAACGGACGGATATATGGCCGGGGAGCCTGTGACGACAAGGGCAGCCTTGCCGCGATGCTCTCAGCCCTGGCTATTGCTGCAGATAAACCGGCGGGTGAATATAATATAGCTGTGGTCGGCGTGACGGACGAGGAATACAGTTGGCGTGGCAGCAAAACTCTTGTCTCCCAGTCCCCGACTGCCGATGCCTATTTCGGCATTGTAGGCGAGCCGACCGGCTGCAAGCTGGTGCACGGCTATAAAGGCGTTGCCCGCTGGAGCATCGCCACCACCGGCGTCAGCGCCCACAGCTCGCAGCCTGAGAAAGGCAAAAATGCCATCTATCGCATGGCTAAGGTCCTAACTGCGCTGGAAGAATATGGGCGCGAGCTTGCAAACGTAGTAGACGATAAACTGGGCACTGAGACCCTTTCAGTTGGTGTCATCAGGGGCGGCAGCGCAGTGAATGTCGTGCCTGATCGCTGCGAGATAGAGCTCGACAGGCGCCTTACCCGAAAGATGACTCCCCAGCAGGCCAAGCAGCTTATAGGCGAGTATTTGAATAAGCACGGCATTACGCAGGATTATATCATGTCGGATTTTACCGATGCGCAGTTCGCAGCGGTTGTCGATGAGGGTCATGCAATGTTAGAATTGCTCAGGCGTATTTGTCGCGACCAAGGTCTTGATGACGGTCTGCACACTGTTAGCTTTGGCTCGGACGCATATCGAATGAACGATGCGGGCATCCCGACCATAGTCTGGGGACCGGGCAGCATAGATCTGGCTCATGGCGACAACGAATACGTGGATTTGCGTGAGATAGAACAGGCCACTGCCTTTTATGCTGAGGTGATGTCGGCCTGA
- a CDS encoding glycoside hydrolase family 2 TIM barrel-domain containing protein: protein MADRQRTRISSDWMFYKGCIQDANERDFNDKDWQSVDLPHDYSIEGPPDSNNYSWGGYLSKGPGWYRKYLPSIPDDGRRVYVEFEGVFKNSTVWVNGARVHTHPWGYTGFVIDITDALKHDGKPEVVSVFIDVDNTKIVTDPGNEGWWYEGCGIYRHVWLISTNPVHVDKWGTFVTTPKVDKQHALVNAKTTLRNDTQSEQRVTLQTTLLDPSGSTITIMSSDGVISSGSTIDIDQNADIDSPTLWSVNDPTLYSVQSKVILSGEEVDTYTTEFGIRWFEFTPDKGFFLNGEHIQLRGMDIHADCGGLGMALPDRVNYKTIEIMKQMGCNFLRSSHHDASPSLMEACDRLGMLVWAETRYLEESKTPVPALIDLIHRNRNHSSIICWGLANTAGSEDDTLTNCLKVLNEVAHAQDPTRPTAFGCEGNTDANANGFAFVTDIMGYNGGGMGIDDRDHQLYPDRKMLISEFSSGHGARGVYEEIPSGIVSKVTYGDGRVVECDGKYTSIYDLCTQFEKEWTHIAERPWLAGGAMWSGFEYYGETIGWPTITSQFGVLDICRFPKDTYYYFLQEWTDEPMVHIFPHWTWPGKEGQVIDVWGYTNCDSVRLSLNGKPLGEIPRKPLSHIEWKVPYEPGVLMAEGIIDGKVACTQETRTASEPAQIHMSVDRTSISADGMDVSFVTISIYDRDDIFVPTAGSLIDIQVTGQGRLIGLSSGDPGSHESPKGSRAKVFNGLLLAIVQSNVESGSINVTATSNGLESGRIVITAEP, encoded by the coding sequence ATGGCTGACAGACAACGCACCAGGATTAGTTCAGACTGGATGTTTTACAAAGGCTGCATCCAGGACGCAAACGAGCGCGACTTCAACGATAAAGACTGGCAGAGTGTAGACCTGCCTCACGACTACAGCATCGAAGGCCCCCCAGATAGTAACAACTACTCCTGGGGCGGCTATCTTTCCAAAGGTCCCGGCTGGTATCGCAAATATCTTCCCTCCATCCCCGATGACGGCCGTAGGGTCTATGTAGAGTTCGAGGGTGTCTTCAAAAACAGCACCGTCTGGGTCAACGGCGCCAGAGTCCATACGCATCCTTGGGGCTACACCGGTTTTGTGATTGATATTACTGATGCCCTAAAGCATGACGGCAAGCCGGAAGTTGTCAGTGTCTTTATCGATGTCGATAATACAAAAATTGTGACTGATCCGGGCAATGAGGGCTGGTGGTATGAGGGCTGCGGGATATACCGCCACGTCTGGCTGATATCCACCAATCCCGTGCATGTGGACAAATGGGGCACGTTCGTCACCACACCCAAGGTCGATAAGCAACATGCGCTTGTAAATGCAAAGACCACTCTTAGAAATGACACTCAATCCGAACAGCGTGTGACCCTTCAGACAACCCTGCTCGATCCTAGCGGCAGCACGATCACGATAATGTCGAGTGACGGCGTCATATCTTCCGGGTCGACAATAGACATCGACCAGAACGCAGATATAGACAGTCCGACTCTGTGGTCAGTAAATGACCCGACGTTATATTCAGTCCAGTCAAAGGTGATTCTCTCCGGTGAAGAGGTAGATACCTATACCACCGAGTTCGGTATCCGCTGGTTCGAGTTTACACCGGACAAGGGCTTCTTCCTAAATGGCGAGCACATCCAGCTCAGGGGAATGGACATCCATGCCGACTGCGGCGGCCTCGGTATGGCTCTGCCGGACCGGGTCAACTACAAGACAATCGAGATAATGAAACAGATGGGGTGCAACTTCCTGCGCTCGTCGCATCACGATGCCTCTCCGTCACTTATGGAGGCGTGCGACAGGCTTGGAATGCTCGTGTGGGCTGAGACCAGATACCTCGAAGAATCCAAGACACCCGTCCCGGCGCTCATAGACCTTATCCACCGTAACCGCAACCACTCGAGCATAATCTGCTGGGGCCTGGCCAATACGGCTGGCAGCGAAGATGACACCCTCACCAACTGCCTGAAAGTCCTGAACGAGGTTGCTCACGCGCAGGACCCGACCCGTCCCACGGCATTCGGCTGTGAGGGTAACACAGACGCCAATGCGAACGGCTTTGCGTTTGTAACTGATATTATGGGCTACAACGGCGGGGGCATGGGTATCGATGACCGTGACCATCAGCTCTACCCGGATCGTAAGATGCTTATCAGCGAATTTTCTTCCGGTCATGGCGCGCGCGGAGTCTATGAAGAGATTCCATCCGGCATAGTCAGCAAGGTCACATATGGAGATGGCCGGGTTGTCGAATGCGACGGCAAATACACCAGCATCTATGATCTCTGCACGCAGTTCGAAAAAGAATGGACTCACATAGCCGAGCGCCCTTGGCTTGCCGGAGGCGCAATGTGGTCGGGCTTCGAGTATTACGGTGAGACAATAGGCTGGCCGACAATCACCAGCCAGTTCGGCGTCCTCGACATATGCCGCTTCCCCAAGGACACATACTATTATTTCCTGCAAGAGTGGACTGATGAGCCTATGGTGCATATTTTTCCACACTGGACATGGCCGGGCAAAGAGGGTCAGGTTATCGATGTCTGGGGCTACACTAACTGCGACAGCGTCCGCCTTTCCTTAAACGGCAAGCCCCTGGGTGAAATTCCGCGCAAGCCTCTCAGCCATATAGAGTGGAAAGTGCCGTATGAGCCTGGAGTGCTTATGGCTGAGGGTATCATCGATGGCAAAGTGGCCTGCACACAGGAGACAAGAACGGCGAGCGAGCCTGCACAGATTCATATGAGCGTCGACCGCACGAGCATCTCCGCCGACGGCATGGACGTAAGCTTCGTTACCATAAGCATTTATGACCGCGACGACATCTTTGTCCCGACTGCCGGCAGTCTTATAGATATACAGGTCACCGGTCAAGGCAGGCTTATAGGTCTGAGTTCAGGTGATCCCGGCAGCCATGAGAGCCCGAAAGGCTCCAGAGCAAAAGTATTCAACGGCTTGCTGCTCGCTATTGTTCAAAGTAATGTCGAGTCTGGTTCTATAAATGTAACTGCGACTTCAAACGGACTGGAGTCTGGGCGCATTGTTATAACTGCTGAGCCATAA
- a CDS encoding M48 family metallopeptidase gives MNVSANLIDKLRDPKEKSAFTWLMVCSIPIWVLFIAWTIISFGGFLLIVGFIVLIRFLAELFAVAYIKSNAIEVSENQIPGVYEAARACCEKLGCNQPVVYVMQDSLWNAFAMKLAGRRMVVLLSGAIDSLLLKGDMRQVTWLVGHEIGHHAAGHLDFWSKTAEFGAWLPWLLLWYKRRCELTCDRIGLYCTGDPTACLTALANLSVGAQLAPCVNINEAIAQWHRHQHEVYVRYRTIYSTHPPHLWRMEEMAKAAAVMGMFASASNNSPASEPQPPTA, from the coding sequence ATGAACGTTTCGGCAAATCTGATCGATAAACTGCGTGATCCAAAAGAAAAGTCGGCATTTACGTGGCTGATGGTATGTTCCATTCCGATTTGGGTATTGTTTATTGCTTGGACCATTATCAGCTTCGGCGGGTTTTTGCTGATAGTCGGATTTATTGTGCTGATCCGCTTTCTGGCTGAATTATTCGCGGTGGCGTATATTAAGTCAAACGCGATAGAGGTAAGTGAGAACCAGATTCCGGGTGTATATGAGGCTGCCCGTGCATGCTGTGAAAAACTTGGCTGTAATCAACCTGTCGTTTATGTAATGCAAGATAGTTTGTGGAACGCCTTTGCCATGAAGCTGGCAGGCAGGCGAATGGTTGTATTGCTCTCAGGAGCTATTGATTCGCTGCTGCTTAAGGGCGATATGCGTCAGGTGACATGGCTTGTCGGTCATGAGATCGGCCACCATGCAGCAGGGCACCTGGATTTCTGGTCAAAAACTGCGGAGTTCGGCGCATGGCTGCCATGGTTGTTGTTGTGGTATAAACGCCGCTGCGAGCTCACATGCGACAGAATCGGCCTGTATTGCACTGGTGATCCGACAGCATGCCTTACGGCTTTGGCTAATCTGTCTGTCGGCGCTCAGCTTGCTCCTTGTGTGAACATCAATGAAGCAATAGCTCAATGGCATCGCCATCAGCATGAGGTATATGTTCGGTATCGTACAATATACTCCACTCATCCGCCTCATCTTTGGCGTATGGAAGAAATGGCGAAGGCAGCAGCGGTGATGGGTATGTTTGCAAGCGCGTCAAACAACTCACCTGCTTCTGAGCCGCAACCACCTACAGCCTAA
- a CDS encoding methyltransferase domain-containing protein translates to MQTDFNREISWWDAKASKEESDMADESINRVLRWREIERHLDGVKSILDIGAATGVFSIPLARRGFKVTHLDFSPAMLEIARLKADGIKNIEFVEANSNNLPYADRSFDLVINMDGAISFCGSDANRALAEACRVTGKVLIISVSNRAAMIPGWIRTSINSFSRFIPAVKEMLENGLWHQDQFPENAILSKGCTMGYLGTMKAFLPDELRTVLESQHMEITRLGGIGSLACLCGDEAVKRITSDHNLLSEFADMCEYYDKYIMPEGPGTWQRAGLIAVATPSARSH, encoded by the coding sequence ATGCAAACAGATTTCAATAGAGAAATATCCTGGTGGGATGCTAAAGCATCTAAAGAAGAATCAGATATGGCGGATGAATCGATCAATCGAGTGTTGCGCTGGCGCGAGATTGAGCGTCATCTTGATGGAGTGAAAAGCATTCTCGATATTGGAGCAGCTACGGGTGTATTTTCAATTCCCCTTGCGAGGCGAGGGTTCAAGGTTACTCATCTTGATTTCTCGCCGGCAATGCTTGAGATAGCAAGATTGAAAGCCGATGGCATCAAGAACATTGAGTTTGTTGAAGCCAATTCAAATAATCTACCATATGCAGATCGATCATTTGATCTGGTTATCAACATGGACGGTGCGATTTCTTTTTGCGGTTCAGATGCGAATAGAGCTTTAGCAGAAGCATGTCGGGTAACAGGAAAAGTACTTATTATATCCGTGTCGAATCGCGCAGCTATGATACCGGGTTGGATCAGAACAAGTATCAATTCGTTCAGCCGCTTTATACCGGCAGTAAAAGAGATGCTTGAAAACGGATTATGGCATCAGGATCAATTTCCTGAAAATGCAATATTGTCGAAAGGCTGCACAATGGGCTATCTCGGAACCATGAAAGCATTTCTGCCTGATGAATTAAGAACCGTCCTAGAATCACAGCATATGGAAATCACCAGGCTCGGAGGAATCGGTTCACTTGCCTGCCTATGTGGCGATGAAGCTGTAAAACGTATTACTTCTGACCATAATCTCCTGTCAGAGTTCGCCGATATGTGCGAGTATTATGATAAGTATATTATGCCGGAAGGCCCAGGCACATGGCAGCGTGCGGGACTTATTGCAGTCGCCACACCTTCAGCACGAAGCCACTAA
- the hydF gene encoding [FeFe] hydrogenase H-cluster maturation GTPase HydF, with protein MTSLNQTPSGERVHISIFGRRNSGKSSLINALTNQSLAIVSDVAGTTTDPVSKSMEILPIGPVVVTDTAGIDDVGDLGKKRVEKTLRVLENTDLAVLIIESGTQPGEWEEDIVRRIKDRDVPLVICANKTDITPDFSSVKKWATGRSAMFVPVSAATREGIEQLKGALVQISPIAISEPTIIGDLITGGDIVVLVVPIDKAAPKGRLILPQVMTIRDALDHDAIAVTVKERELYECLRSLGRKPKLVITDSQVFLKVDADTPKDIWMTSFSILMARYKGDLAGFVEGARAIDYLKIGSRVLISEGCTHHQQADDIGKVQIPRWLRQMVGGELDFGFASGKDFPPDVDSYDLIVHCGGCMLNPREMRYRQRVASEAGVPMTNYGVLLAKVHGILERALQPFPLARLALEESDDGHDFRMERTI; from the coding sequence ATGACCAGTCTAAACCAGACCCCTTCAGGCGAGAGGGTCCACATATCCATATTCGGCAGGCGCAACTCAGGCAAATCCAGCCTGATAAACGCTCTTACCAACCAGTCTCTGGCGATTGTATCCGATGTCGCAGGTACCACGACCGATCCCGTCTCCAAGTCTATGGAGATACTTCCAATAGGTCCTGTGGTTGTGACCGACACAGCCGGTATAGACGATGTCGGTGACCTGGGCAAAAAGCGTGTCGAAAAGACCCTTCGCGTGCTCGAAAATACTGATCTAGCCGTGCTGATTATCGAGAGTGGCACCCAGCCCGGAGAGTGGGAAGAGGATATAGTCCGGCGTATCAAAGATCGCGACGTCCCGCTGGTCATCTGCGCCAACAAGACAGATATCACCCCAGACTTTTCCTCCGTAAAGAAATGGGCGACTGGCCGCAGCGCCATGTTTGTGCCCGTCAGCGCAGCCACACGCGAGGGTATCGAGCAGCTAAAGGGCGCACTGGTGCAAATCTCGCCAATCGCGATTTCCGAACCGACTATAATCGGCGACCTGATCACCGGTGGGGACATAGTCGTGCTGGTGGTCCCGATAGACAAGGCTGCGCCAAAGGGTAGGCTGATATTGCCGCAGGTGATGACCATCCGTGACGCTCTCGATCATGACGCCATAGCTGTCACGGTGAAAGAACGCGAGCTGTACGAGTGCCTGCGGAGCCTCGGGCGCAAACCCAAGCTTGTTATTACCGACTCCCAGGTATTCCTCAAAGTGGACGCCGATACACCCAAGGATATCTGGATGACCAGTTTTTCTATCCTCATGGCCAGGTATAAGGGTGATTTGGCTGGTTTTGTCGAGGGTGCTCGTGCGATAGATTATCTCAAGATTGGCAGCCGCGTGCTTATATCCGAGGGCTGCACCCATCACCAGCAGGCTGACGATATCGGCAAAGTGCAGATCCCAAGGTGGCTGAGGCAGATGGTAGGCGGTGAGCTGGACTTCGGCTTTGCTTCGGGCAAAGACTTTCCGCCTGATGTGGACAGCTATGACCTTATCGTCCACTGTGGCGGCTGCATGCTAAACCCCCGCGAGATGCGATATCGCCAACGGGTAGCCTCCGAAGCCGGAGTGCCAATGACCAACTACGGCGTGCTCCTCGCCAAAGTCCACGGCATATTAGAGCGCGCCCTGCAGCCGTTTCCACTTGCTCGACTTGCCCTGGAAGAGTCCGATGACGGCCATGATTTCAGGATGGAACGGACGATCTGA
- a CDS encoding sigma-70 family RNA polymerase sigma factor — MNDRMTQIFDLNRTGRLRKKDDAIEIWLRAVHDKYAQSLFRYALALTGSIEDAQDAVQEVFARIAKGWKRFGEVRNVNAYLFSATRNAAYSILRRRKRSESLHDAICTDLATACVPQDRRTSATIISIRDAFSDLSVEQREVIVLRILHQMTFKEIAEMVGVSANTIYARYRLGIERIRHVLDIAE, encoded by the coding sequence GTGAACGACCGAATGACACAAATTTTTGATTTGAACAGGACGGGCAGGCTGCGCAAGAAAGATGACGCCATTGAAATATGGCTGCGGGCAGTGCATGATAAATACGCCCAGTCGCTGTTTCGCTATGCGCTGGCTCTTACCGGCTCAATTGAAGACGCGCAGGACGCCGTGCAGGAAGTTTTCGCACGGATCGCAAAAGGCTGGAAGCGCTTTGGAGAGGTACGCAATGTGAACGCATATCTCTTCTCCGCCACACGCAACGCCGCATACAGCATTCTCAGGCGAAGGAAACGCTCTGAATCGCTGCACGATGCTATTTGCACAGACCTGGCGACTGCATGCGTGCCACAGGACAGGCGCACATCAGCCACTATCATATCAATTCGTGATGCGTTCTCTGACTTGAGTGTGGAGCAGCGCGAGGTCATTGTGCTGAGGATCCTTCATCAGATGACGTTCAAAGAGATAGCCGAGATGGTGGGAGTGTCGGCCAACACTATATATGCCAGATATCGACTTGGAATTGAGAGAATAAGGCATGTACTGGATATAGCGGAATAA